A segment of the Aythya fuligula isolate bAytFul2 chromosome 27, bAytFul2.pri, whole genome shotgun sequence genome:
ACAGTGTCAGCTCAGGCTGGAAGGTGAGTGTTTGGCTAGGAGGGCTCAGCAAGCACCTCCTTTCTGCACGATAATGGACCGTCTAATTTAATCTGGCATTTCCAATGGGTCTGAGCAACCCCACTGGACTGCCAGCATGCAGTCCTTCATGGTAAGCTCTTTGAAGTCTGTGAGTCATGCAGTGAGTTGAATGTCATGagttaaggaaaaagaaaaaagaaaaaagaaaaggcatttgtgATCTCCAGTTCCATGGACCAATGAATTAGTGTTGTGAAATTGTACTGGAGCCAAAGCCGGGGACACATATGCATGAAGAGGTGTTCAAAGACAACCTGAGCCTGGCaaaggtctctctgcaaggtgGGAAATAAGCTAGGGCTGGCCCAGCTGACCTCCAGAGGTGTCTTCATCCTTAATTATTCTGGACCAGTGTAAGAAAGCCAGCTCATGTGGCCAggatggggctgagcccccagGTTCCCCTGACTGAAGCAGTGACCAGCATAAGCTCAGGGCAATACTTTGACAGATCATTTGCTGTTCAGCCATacaacatggtttagtggatgatactggtggtaggggaatggttggagcagatgatcttgaaCATCTTTCCAACCTTTATGCTTCTATGACAGGAATATCACCTTTTCAAGAGCTaatttgagagaaaaatgcCATTATTAACCCATGAATAatttgctgctggaagctgggTGCCACTTCAAAGCCTGAGCATCCCATGCTCTTTGGTGTGCTGGAGGCTCTGTAGGCAGTTGAGGGCAGCCAGGAAAGCAGATGCTAAGCTTAATCTTTTTAACAGACAAAGTCTGAATATTTGTTGGGgatggaaaataatttgcagctcaggctgagcacagcagaggcTCTCCAGACCATACAAACTCACACAGTGCAGCGCACAAGATGTTAGTTTACTGCCCCAAAATAACTCTGCAGAGATGAGTGTTTGGGCCACTGTCAAACACCCTTCCTGCTTGCATGGCCTTGGTGCAGTTATTTAAGGAAGTAGACAGTAGCAGGAGGTGCTGTATCTGCAACAGGAGCTGGCAACTCAGCTACATTGgattctgcagctgctggctgctgctaaCTACTGATTCCCTCTCCcacttttgattttgaaatggaTGTCTAATCTATTCTGATCTCATTAGTTGCCATTTTGGTTTgttgaaggaaggggaaaagctgCTCCACTTGCTGTCTTCTCTGGGAAATAACAGCCTGCAGCAACCATCTGGGCTTTGCAAGGCAAAAGGAGATGCCCTCTCCTCTCATGCCCCCGTCCCTTACCTCCTCTGGGCTCCTCCATCCTGTACGAGACCCTAAGTCCTCACACTGAAGACCTTTACATTGCAAAATCCAGGTTTTTCTAAGTGGTCTGATACTGCAGTCCTTGAAAACAGAATAACAAATAGATGGTTTTCAGCACCCGAagtacaaacaaaacaaaacaaaacaaaaatatgcagCAGGATGCTTTGGAAATCTCTCTCCCCACCATGCCCAGGTAGCTCTGAAAACAAGAGTACCTCTtacttgcattattttaatggcTCTTCTGGTTGCTCTGGGGCTTTTCTGCATCACCCTCAAGAGTTTGCTTCTGGTTTAAGACCCTGCTTTGCATGGGAAGAACAAAAGCATCATTGTGGAGCCGCAGAAACGCCTCTTTAATtagcaaaatagaaaacagcCCTACAAAATCCAGCTGAAATGCAATTAGTGCTGGGTGGAGAGGAGGCCAAATGAGATTGCAGGTACAAAACAAGGAGGAGATGGCATGGCAGCATGGGTCCGGGGCCAACCCCAtccctgccagagcagcaggagtTTCATCAGGCATGATGAGCCTGACCCATTCATTACACTTCGGAGGGATTATTTAATCATAGCTCCTAGGAGGACAAGTGAGTGCAAGGCTACAGAGCTTGAACTGCCTTGAATACATGCAGCACCTTGCATTCGAAATGGGCACATACCCCACTTAGCACTGCTGTAGCTCCCTGAAAATTCTTGCAAGTACCCTAAAGCTGTTGGAAAACTGCAGTGCTATCACTTGTTTTTCTGCAGGGAAGAGAGGTTTTTGCAAGCATTGATGGTAGGAAGGAACCTGCAAGGTCAGACCAGCCATTCCCTTCCTGTTTGTTAAAAAGagcatttaaagctttttttttttttttttttttttttttttaaaaaagcagttaCTATTTAATACAAATACACAAATCCTTCCCTGAACCCCTGTAATCCCAATGGCTATAGCAACCTTTCATGGTTCCCACCGACTTCATAgcaaaacaaccccaaatctGTGCTAACTACTTAGTTCAGACTCTCATTTGATTTTATGCTTACTTATCCATGTTATAAAAAGTATGCAAAGGTCCTGCCTTTCCATGAGTCTAGAAACCTAACACAGCCAATGAATTCAcaggaaagttttaaaaaaagttctATGACAGGGAAGGGTTTAGGTATAATAATACCACATAAAATTTGTGTGTGACCCAGTGCCTGGCATCCAAGGACCCTAACACATTGCCTTTCTCAACTATATGCACCAggtttatgaaaatatttcactgtcaTCCAGTTCTGCCTTCCCTGTGTGCTGACAGTCAGTCTCACTTTACCTGCGAATCCTCCCTTCAAGATGCTACCAGGCTCACAAGTCCAAATGAACCAGTTGGATTGACAGTGGGAAGAAATACAGCATAGACCAGTGCTACAATGGATGCAAAGTCTCTTTCTACCATATTGTCTTTATGAACCTTACATTGATCTTTTGCTAGCAGGACATTCCTACAGCTCATGCTGTAGCTTTCTCTAGGTGAGAGCATGAGCTggtgcagccctgctctgagctctgGCTTTGCAATTATAAACtgggaaaacacaaaaacaaaaacaaacacaaaaacaaaaacataactgtCATGTGTCTTTTGCACACAGCTCTTCAAGCTGttcacagctgtgtttttggCAGAGGGGACCAGGATTATGCCTTCTGCTGCCTAAGCCTGGCCAAGCCTACAGTGGATCAGGATTCAGGCAAAGTGCATCCAAGACTAAGCATTTGCCATGCAGGGAAATCCCGCATCTCTCTTCAGCTTAATGTTACCattctttaaatgttaaaaaacaaaacaaaacagaaattgcaCAGGACTGCTAGATGAAAGGTCTGATAAGAGTGAGCTCTCATCTTTAGGATAAATCGGGGTGTAAGTAGAGTACAAGTGATAGTAGAGCCACATCAGCTAAGGTGTCCTTGCTATACAAAGGTGATATAAGTCCTATCTATCCCATCTCAGGAGGGTGCCAGCATGCCAAAAGCCAGTAGTGGAGGCTTGGAGGAGATTGGGATGAAAATAGGGAGTTCTTCCTAACCTCAAGATCTGCAGTCAACTTGTCTGCAGGAATCGTGCCAaattccctctgctcctgtgaaACTCTGCTTCCAAGATTggtttgcaagaaaaaaaaagaataggtaGAGGACACACTCAACATCGATCACTTTTTCTAGGTATCACTTCTGCATGACCATCCTGATCTACTTTTTGCCGCTCCTGGTGATAGGGTGCGCCTACACTGTGGTCAGCATCACCCTCTGGGCAAGCGAGATACCTGGTGACTCCTCAGACCGCTACCATGAGCAGGTCTCGGCTAAGCGGAAGGTAAGGAGCTTCAGGCACAGTAGGAGCTCAATCCCAAGTAACCACAGCCAAAAGAGTTATGAAAGTGGAAACAGGTCATGATTTGTTTCATTGGTTTTGCTAATGGTGCAGGATGTGTCCTGGATATGTCTGTCCTCCATGACCATGCATGGTTTAGTCAAGGTGTTGGCTATGGCCATGTTGGCCTCATTGGAAGGGTCTCCAAGGCAAGACAAAGTGGCCTCTCTTGGAGTGTGACAGCCCACATATGGGGTGTCAGCAGATgattttgcttctcttccctctcttcttctCACAGGTGGTGAAGATGATGATTATTGTGGTGTGCACATTCGCATTCTGCTGGCTACCCTACCACATCTACTTCACCATGCAGTATTTCAACCGTGAGTGGTACCTGCAGAAGTTCATTCAGCAGGTCTACCTGGCTATCATGTGGCTGGCCATGAGCTCCACCATGTACAACCCCATCATCTACTGCTGCCTCAATGACAGGTGGGTTTGAGTGACTTTCAGCAGCATCTCAGCACAGCAGGGTGTGGAGAGGATGGAAACACAGAGGAGTCTGATGGAGGAGACTTTGAATGGAGAGATTTTCCAGGATGGCTCTGTTCCATACTTTGCTAGGGGCTGCTTGTAGTGTGGAGATAATACAAGACTTACCTTAATAAGTCTTTCCTAAAGCCCCTGCAGGATATGAGGCATGTATCAAGACAGCCCTCACACTTAACTGGGATTtatcagtgttttgtttttttccaccactTAATGgaaagtagcatttttttcattgttttgcagTGCTTAGCTCTGGCCTCACACATATAATGGTGTCCTTTCCCCATCTGCACATTCCTCACCTCtgtctttccccttctcttctgcCCTGGCAGGTTTCGTGTAGGCTTCAAGCATGCATTTCGATGGTGCCCATTTGTCAGCGCTGGTGAGTACGAGGGCCTGGAAATGAAGTCAGCCAGGTACCTGCAGACACAGAGCAGCATGTACAAGGTCAGCCGGATAGAGACCACCGTATCCTTAGCGGTTGGTGCagctgaggaggagctggaggagagcaaCAAGGCCAAACGTCTCTCTGTAGACATGACCTCCAATGGTTCCTCCCGCAGTGACTCCAAAACTGTCTCCGAAAGCTTCAGCTTCTACTCCAACACACTCACCTAATCAGCTCCCAGGCTCCGTCAGGCACCCATGAGAGTCCTGCCATACACTTTCCTCACTGGGATGCTTCAGCGCTTGATCCAACCAGCATCATCACCCTGTTTTGCAGCGTGCcagcttttctgtgttgttttatcACCTCTTGCTGTGCTGTTCACTCACCTGCTGTCCTCAGGTGAGCCTGAGGGCAAAAGCTTTGGACTGGTCTCATGTGCTCCATTATGGCTCATGTCCAAATGTAAAGAAGGGTTTTCTGGCCTCCACCTTGCTTGCTGCCTGTCCAACCTTCCATGTGCTGCGTGGGTGGGTAGGATGTAGAAATGGAACATAGCTGAGGGGTTCTCCTAAACCATAAGTACAATGCTGGCAGGCACTTCCTTGCTCTGTACAAGGCAGCAGGTATCTCCCAGTGCATTCAGCCTCCACAGAAAAATGAACCAGTATTTCCTGTTCCTACCTTTAATTTAATTCTGTCATTCCTGGTTGAGTATCCATAGGGGTatttgttgcaggaagcacggccgaaagcacgacagacaccagtagagtcagatcatgctccattttattgcccgaatagcctaacttttacagtgaacttaacaggggtggacagtgtttcacacaagattattggtcaaaagcactcagacaaacaactacaagaaaacaaccccacctgcaagaaaacaacccccttgtgattagcagtcacatagaccttgtccttgaagccagctactggtaacaatatttttctgaattcctcaattgggcaatgtgggaacactgtcatgggaacttctcatagttgccgtggtagcttggtttgctcagctatagcaagccatgggatttttgctgtttcaagaaatccctcaagaGGTATTCAATACAAAAATCCatcaaaaatgctgttttcagcttCAGGAGTTTGTATATCCAAGGTGTACACTCAGCAACTCAGTGCTTTGTCTCAGCCTGGTGTTTTTGCACCAGTCTCAGATCATCTCCAGTACCTGCATTCCTCTGCATGATGCTATTCTGCAGAATGCCACTCCACGACACAGCTTTGCATCAAGACAGGGCACTTGAAAGGATTCAGAGCTAAGCCAGAGTTTGGTTGCCACTAATCAACCATATGTGCCAAAATCAATCACTGTGATTTCCTAAAAGGCCCAAGGAGGTGTGCCTTCCAAAAATAGATTTTGGAAGCCTGTGGAGGTCTAGAGAAGAATTGACTGAATGGACTGAAAAGTTTTTCACAGCTTGGAAATATCTAGAGCCAACCAGAAAGGGGCACAACATAAAAAGTTTGAAgaattacatgatttttttcactcagaggaGGGTTGAAATGATTCACTTTCacttccttgcattttttttttttaaatcagggaaaaaaatattttttcttccccctgcctTGTGCATAAAACATTAAGTTTATGATGTGTAACTAGGATATATTATATGTTTTAGTCTTGTTAAGATGGTGCAATGTTTCACTGGAGCTGTTCACACCAAGGGCTCCTGTGGCCAGTAAATGTATGTATGAAGATACACTCaaggtggggtgggggtggggtaGGTGGAATTAATAAAATGAGAAGTTGGCAAACTTGGTTTGTTCGGAACTAACCCACAAGTTTGGGGGCTTTTATACTGACTACTCTTTCCTGCTCAGGAGCTGCGGGTATAATCTTGCACTTTTTGGTGCAGAAATCAGACTCCTAAAGTGGAttaactgcaaaacagaaatgatgcaAAAATGCATGACTGATTTGCACAGAGCAAGGAAATGGctcattcattttaaagtagCCAAACATCAGACCCTGCTGAGAACACAGCAATTTTTGGAAGTAAAGCAGAGATACGGAGAGTAAAGCAGAGATTTGGAGCTTTTCAACAATTCAGCCTCCAAACTGTCTCTTGGAAGATACAGTTATTAATAAATCCCCAGCTTGAGTAGTTTTTGGAGATAAAATACACATAGTCAAGCAATGTCAccagcagaaattaaatgaatggAGCTGCAAAGGATTTACAGGAATCACCATCTTCACCTTTACCCTAAATCCTCCCAAGGGCCACCTATGATGAACAGCTCTTCCAGCCACTTCCATGCTCTTCCCGACCACTGCAATTATGCAGCATTACAAACTGCTGTATGTTTTGTGCACGTGCTggaatatgcttttttttttttttttttttttttttttccggaaTTGCCTGGGGATTTAGTTTTGCAAAGAACACAAGCCCCAAGTAGCAGTGATCAGAGGTGTGGGTGACACCAAGGGTTTTAACTCAAGGGTTGGACTATAAAACTTTTCCACAAACACCACAGGAGCTGTAATGCCAATACATGAATAGGTGCTATAAACCTGAGCCAAACTCTGATTTTGTCCCAGCTGCTAACCCAAACTCAAAGTCAAGGCAAAACCAAATGTCTTGAAGTGTGCTAGAGAACCAAGTAAGGCAAGCAGAGATCAGGTCTATACATGCCATCCATGCACACACAAGTTTGTATCAGCCTGTGAGCCTACAGAAGTCAGCATTCAAATATAATATGTAGAAGAATAACTATTTTGCCCTTTTGTCTTCCATGTCTGATGTCCCAAGGATGCAGTGATCTTGAGATGTGCAGAGAAATGACAACTGTCTTCTCACAAGCAATGCACAGCTtgaaacatggggaaaaaaaaacacaagaatgTGCATGTAGACCTCAATTCAAGTTGACAGTACACAGCCTGAAAGGCTTCTTGTGCATCCTGTAAACTATCTCTTGAAAAAAAGTGGGCAAAATTCCCACCTGTAATAAACAGTGGAGCCAGGGCTGGTGGGAACATGTCCACAGGATGCTTTTACCAGATGGAGGCCAATGCAGGAAAACCAAAATGTTCTGGGTAAATATCCAAGCCAagattttttctccccttcaaATGCCAAGTTGTTTTATTGGTGAGGACAGGAACAGGGATTAGTATTTTCACATCTAGGATCTAGTCCAACCTGTGAGATGGGATGTTTGGGCCAGGTCTGTGTCTATGATTATGACATGCATCAGGAACACGCTTATGACATGCTGGTTACACCAACCTTGGTATGTTCTCTGTGTGCAAAAGTCACAGAAAAGTCTTATGAATACTGAAAAGCCCAGAAAAAGACAGCCCTGCCTGGACTTGGGGGTGGGACATCTATCCATATCACGAGCCATCTCTGCAATATTTCCAGTTTTCCCTTCAAACAGGCCAGCTATAATACAGAgacttttgatattttattaagcttgtttttctgtttttcagatctTTGATTAGAAATTCAATTGCAAAGCCAGAGagtttctttgtctctttcctgactctctgaaatgcaaaataacagCATCTGGAGAGAATCACTCACCAGGTCTGCACACATCCTCTGCTATCTCCTGCTTGGAGGCATACAGACAATTCCTGCCATCATTAAGGGGAACTGGAAAAACCCAGTTACAGTGCACTCCAGGCCAAAACAATTGCAGAAGGGAGTTCTGAAAGCCATTacctttcccctccctgcttccccttcccctccaccccccagaA
Coding sequences within it:
- the TACR1 gene encoding substance-P receptor, which gives rise to MDNAVPLEAELKHQWLFNATRNDSFANPFVQPLWQVALWAVAYALIVVVSVVGNVVVMWIILAHKRMRTVTNYFLVNLAFAEASMSAFNTVVNFTYAIHNEWYYGLLYCKFHNFFPIAAVFASIYSMTAIALDRYMAIIHPLQPRLSATATKVVIGVIWLLAFLLAFPQGYYSVMEKLPGRLVCLVAWPEHSTEVYGKTYHFCMTILIYFLPLLVIGCAYTVVSITLWASEIPGDSSDRYHEQVSAKRKVVKMMIIVVCTFAFCWLPYHIYFTMQYFNREWYLQKFIQQVYLAIMWLAMSSTMYNPIIYCCLNDRFRVGFKHAFRWCPFVSAGEYEGLEMKSARYLQTQSSMYKVSRIETTVSLAVGAAEEELEESNKAKRLSVDMTSNGSSRSDSKTVSESFSFYSNTLT